The Streptomyces sp. NBC_00306 sequence GGCTCGAAAGCGTCCCGGAAGTGCTGCCGCGCAGGCGGCCGCGGCGGCAACGGAGCAGGTCGCCGACGGGAACTGACCGGAAACAGGTGCGTCGGACTCGGCGTACGGTGATACGTGCACACAAATTCGGCTGGCTCGCGCTTCGTGTCTTCGCGGCCAGAGAACACGTCTGAGGAGACAGTGCTGTGACCGGGATCAAGACGACCGGCGAGAAGAAGCTGATGCTCTTCTCCGGCCGCGCCCACCCCGAGCTGGCCGAGGAGGTTGCGCACCAGTTGGGTGTGGGCCTCGTGCCGACGAAGGCCTTCGACTTCGCGAACGGTGAGATCTACGTCCGTTTCCAGGAGTCGGCCCGTGGAGCGGACTGCTTCCTGATGCAGAGCCACACGGCTCCCATCAACAAGTGGATCATGGAACAGCTGATCATGATCGATGCGCTGAAGCGGGCCTCGGCCCGGAGCATCACCGTGATCATTCCGTCGTACGGCTATGCCCGTCAGGACAAGAAGCACCGTGGCCGTGAGCCCATCTCGGCCCGTCTGGTCGCCGACCTTCTGAAGACCGCGGGTGCGCACCGCATCCTCACGGTGGACCTGCACACCGACCAGATCCAGGGCTTCTTCGACGGCCCGGTGGATCATCTGTCGGCGCTGCCGGTGCTGGCGGACTACGTGGGTGCGAAGGTCGACCGCAACAAGCTGACGGTCGTCTCCCCGGACGCGGGCCGGGTTCGGGTCGCCGACCGCTGGTGCGACCGTCTGGACGCGCCGCTGGCGATCGTGCACAAGCGCCGTGACAAGGACGTCGCGAACCAGGTGACGGTGCACGAGGTCGTCGGTGAGGTCGAGGGCCGGGTCTGTGTGCTGGTGGACGACATGATCGACACGGGTGGCACGATCTGCGCCGCGGCGGACGCGCTGTTCGCGCACGGTGCGGAGGACGTCATCGTCACGGCGACGCACGGCATCCTGTCGGGTCCGGCGGCCGACCGTCTGAAGAACTCGAAGGTCAGTGAGTTCGTCCTGACGAACACGCTGCCGACGCCGGGTGAGCTGGAACTCGACAAGATCAAGGTGCTGTCGATCGCGCCGACGATCGCGCGTGCGGTGCGTGAGGTGTTCGAGGACGGTTCGGTGACGAGCCTCTTCGAGGAGCAGGCCTGACGGTCTGCCGGTAGTCGCCAAGAGGGCCGCACCCCGTGGTGGGTGCGGCCCTTTCGCATGCCCGCGTACCGGTCCCCGATGATCGATTGGGTGGGAGGGGCGGTGTTGCGTAGACTGTCGAAGTTGCTCGGCGAGGGAGGCCGCACTTTCGGTGCGGCTGTCCGTTATCGACGCGCTCTTCGTAGCAGGCCTGTCGTGGCCGGGTGACCACCACAATGTCTGCCTTGACGAGGAGTGCACATGTCCGAGGTGAAGCTCGCCGCCGCGACCCGTACGGAGTTCGGCAAGGGTGCCGCCCGCCGCGTCCGCCGTGACAACCGGGTTCCGGGTGTCCTTTACGGCCACGGCACCGACCCGGTCCACATCACGCTTCCGGGCCACGAGCTGCTGCTCGCCCTGCGTACGCCGAACGTCCTGATCGCCCTGGACATCGAGGGCAAGAACGAGCTCGCGATCCCGAAGGCCGTCCAGCGTGACCCGCTGAAGGGCTTCATCGAGCACGTCGACCTGCTGCTCGTGAAGCGCGGCGAGAAGGTCACGGTCGAGATCCCCGTGCACACCGAGGGCGAGCTCGCCCCGGGTGCCTTCCTCCTCGAGCACGTGCTGAACGCGCTGCCCGTCGAGGCCGAGGCCACGCACATCCCCGAGTCGGTCACGGTGTCCATCGAGGGCCTGGAGGCCGGTGCCGCCATCCTGGCGAAGGACATCGCGCTGCCGAAGGGCACGACGCTGGCTGTCGAGGACGACACCGTCGTGCTCCAGATCCTGGCCGCGCAGGCCGAGGAGCCGTCGGGCGAGGAAGAGGCCGCCGAGGGCGACGAGTCGGCCGAGGTCTGAGCCGTAGGCTCTGTGTGACGGGGTGGCGGGCCTGGCCCGCCACCCCGTTTCCCTGTCTGTAGGTCGTGCCGCGGCAGTTGTGCCGGCCGTACGCGGCGCGAGCTGTTGGTCATACGAGGAGACGCAGCGCAGATGTCGGACGCGAACGCCCCGTGGCTCGTCGTGGGCCTCGGCAACCCGGGTCCCGGGTATGCCGCCAATCGTCACAATGTCGGTTTCATGGTGGCCGATCTGCTCGCGGAGCGTATCGGCGGCAGTTTCAAGCGGGCGCAGAAGGCGCAGGCGCAGGTCCTTGAGGGCCGGGTGGGACCGCCGGGTCCGATGGGGCGGCGGGTGGTGCTGGCGAAGCCGCTGTCGTACATGAATCTGTCGGGCGGTCCGGTGACGGCGCTGCGGGATTTCTACAAGGTGCCGACGGCGAACATCGTGGCGATCCATGACGAGCTGGACATCGACTACGGGATGCTGCGGCTGAAGCTGGGTGGCGGGGACAACGGCCACAACGGTCTGAAGTCGATGACGAAGGCGATGGGCCCGGACTATCACCGGGTGCGTTTCGGGATCGGCCGTCCGCCGGGTCGTATGCAGGTGGCGGATTTCGTGCTGAAGGACTTCTCGTCGGTGGAGCGCAAGGAGCTGGGCTACTTCGTGGACCGGGCGGCGGACTCGGTGGAGTGTCTGGTGACGGAGGGCCTGGCGCGGGCCCAGAGTACGTACAACGCGTAGGAGCGGGGCCGACGTCGGCGGCCCGGGTGCACGGGCGCCATGCCCCCGTCCGTCCCGTGCCCCGCTAGCCCGTTGGCGCCGAACTCCGCCTCGCACCGTGGCTGGTCGCACCGGGTCGCGGGTTCGTGCGACCCGGCTGTTCGCGACGCGGTGCCCCGCGACGCCAAATGCTGGAAGAACCAGGGAAAGCACCTTCCCTACCCACCCGACCGCACGTCACTCTCACGGGTGAGGTTGGCCCATCGGGCTGGATTCCGGGCGGGTTGGCGGGCATATGCTCGCCGCGACAACCCAGACATGCGACGGCCCCCGGCCGGGACTCGCAATCCCGATCGAGGGCCTGACCACCGAGGAAGTTAGGCCCTTCCCGATGGATACCCAGCAGGTTAGCGCGCCCTCGCGCGCCTCGTCCCGCGTTCCCGGACGCGTCACCGCCTTCGGCGTGATCCACGTCAACGCGGTCCACACCAGCCGCTTCACGATCGTCGGCAACCACCTTGCTCAGCACGGTGAGTTGTCCCTCACCGCGATCGGGCTCGCCGTCCACTTCCAGTCGCTGCCCGACGGGGCCAAGATCGGCATCCAGGTACTCGCCGAACGGTTCCCGGAGAGCGAGGAGCGTATCGCCGCCGCGCTGCGCGAACTGGAGGAGCACGCCTACCTGGAGCGCAGGCGGGAGCGGGTGCCCGGCGGCAAGGTCGTCACGCGCACGATCTCGTACAACCGGCCGAGCGCCGTGCCGAAGCCCTCTGGGAAGCCCGAGCCACAGGTCGCGCCCGGCCGTCCGGCCGTGGCGGCTCTGCCGCTGCCCGCCCCGAAGCCGTCCCCTGCGCCCGCGCCGGCACAGCCGCCCACGCGGCCCGACGCACCGCTCACCCCCCCACCGCGGCCCCGGACCGGAACACCGGCACCTCCGCCCCCGCTGCTCCCCCAGCCGCAGGTCCCCGACCTGGAGCGGCAGCGCGTTGCCACCGACCTCCTCGCCGGGCTCCGCAGGGACGAGCCCCGGCTGCTTCTGGCCGAGCGCGACATCAGCAGCCTGGCGCCCGCCGTCGCCGCCTGGCTCGAACGCGACACTCACCCCGACGACTTACGCCGCACCCTCGCTGCCGACCTGCCCGAGCCTCTGAGACATCCGGCGGGGCTCCTCGCGCACCGTCTCACGGTGCTCCTGCCACCGCCGCTCCCTGCCGCGCCACCGGGCGCCATGGCCAGGGACCCGCTCCAGAACTGCGACCGCTGCGACCGCGCCTTCCGCGCGCCCGTGCCGGGGTGCTGCCGGGGATGTCGTACCGACACGCGGGCCGCCGCCTGACGATCCCTGTCACGGACCTGCCCCGGTACGCGTAGCGCGGCCCTCAGCACACTGACTGACCAGCGAAAGTTGACCATCAGTAGCACTATGGCCAAGGATCGCGCCCTATGAAGCGGACTGACCTGCTCCTCTACGCCCGCCGTGCCGCGATGGGATGTGTCGCCGTACTGCTGCTGGTGGCCGGTTTCTGGTCGTCGTGGGGCACGGCGCAGCATGTCCTGCTGGCCAAGGGCCGCGAGCACGGCACGCTCAGGGTCGACCGCTGCGGCGAGGAGACCTGTACCGGACGCTACAAGCCGGAGGGTTCACTGCCTGCCCGCGGCGGCATGACGATCGAGAAGTCGGTCGCGGTGAAGAAGGGCGCCGAGCTGCCCGTGGTGGTGAAGCCGGGTTCCAGCGAACTGGTCCGTACCGGCGCGGGTGGTGCGCTGCACGCGTGGGTTCCGCTCGGTGGGGCGCTGGTGCTGGCGGCGCTGGTCATCGGGGGTGGACTGCGGATGACGCGTCTGGCCTGGTCGGCGGCGGCGCTGGGCGGCGCGCTGCTGGTGGGGGCCTTCTTCACGCTGTAGACGAGCTTCACGCCGTGGTCGGGCTTCACACCGTGGTCGGGCTTCACGCTGTGGTCGAGGCCGGCGCCGGGCCCTGCGCATCGTCGCGCAGGGCCCGGTCCCCTGTCGTCAGCCGGTGTTGCGCAGACCTGCCGCCACGCCGTTCACCGTCAGCAGCAGGGCCCTCGCCAGCAGCGGGTCGGGCTCCTCGCCCTTCTCGGCCGCCTTGCGCTGGCGTGCCAGCAGCGAGACCTGGAGGTAGGAGATCGGGTCGAGGTAGGCGTCACGGATGCCGAACGTCTGCCGCAGCACCGGGTTGGAGCCGAGCAGTTCGGTGCCGCCGGTGACCTTGAGGACCTCGCTGACCGTCAGCGCGTGCTCGGCCTCGATGGTGGCGAAGACGTGCTTGAGGTCGTCGGGCACGAGGGTGTCGACGTAGTGGCGGGCGATCCGCAGGTCGGTCTTCGCGAGGGTCATCTCGACGTTCGCGATGAAGTTGCGGAAGAAGTGCCACTGTTCGTGCATCTCGTCGAGGACCGTGTCGAGCCCCGCTTCGCGCAGGGCCTTCAGGCCGGAGCCGACGCCGAACCAGCCGGGCACGATCTGCCGGGACTGGGTCCAGCCGAAGACCCATGGGATGGCGCGCAGTCCGTCGAGTCCGGCGCCGCTGTCGGGCCGGCGGGAGGGCCGGGAGCCGAGGTGGAGGTCGGCGAGCTGGTCGACGGGGGTGGCCGCGAAGAAGTACGCGGGCAGGTCCGGGTCCTCGACGAGCCGCCGGTAGGCGTCGTGCGCCGCGTCCGAGACGGTGTCCATCGCCGCGTCCCAGCGCGACAGTGCCTCGTCGGACTGCCGCGGGGCGGTGTGCAGGGCGGATGCCTGGAGGGTCGCGGCGACGGTGAGTTCCAGGTTCTCCCTGGCCAGGGAGGGGATCAGATACTTGTCGGAGATGACCTCGCCCTGTTCGGTCACCTTGATCTCGCCCTCGAGCGTGCCCCAGGGCTGGGCCAGGATGGCGTCGTGCGAGGGGCCGCCGCCGCGGCCGACGGTGCCGCCGCGGCCGTGGAAGAGCCGCAGCCGCACCCCGTAGCGGTGGGCGACGTCGCGCAGCCGGCGCTGGGCGCGGTGGATCTCCCACTGGGAGGTGGTGATGCCGCCGAACTTGGAGGAGTCGGAGTAGCCGAGCATGACCTCCTGGACGTCGCCGCGCAGGGAGACGAGGCGCCGGTAGGAGGGGTCGGCGAGCATGCCGTCGAGGATGACGTCGGCGGCCTTGAGCTCGTCGGTGGTCTCCAGCAGGGGCACGATGCCGATCTTGGCCCAGCCGGCGTGGAGGTCGAGGAGGCCGGCCTCGCGGGCCAGGACGGCCGCGGCGAAGACGTCGTCGGCGCCCTGGCACATCGAGATGATGTACGACTCGATGACTTCGGGGCCGAAGCGCTCGAACGCTTCCTTGACGGTGGCGAAGACGCCGAGGGTCTTCTGCCCGGCCGCGTCCAGCGGGGCGGGGGTGGGCGCGAGCGGCCTGCGGGAGCGCAGCTCCTTGGCGAGCAGCTTCTGCCGGTAGTCGCGGGGCATGTCGGCGTAGCGCCAGGACTCCTCGCCGAGCCGGTCGAAGAGCTGGCCGAGGGCGTGGTGGTGGGCGTCGGCGTGCTCGCGTACGTCCATGGTGGCGAGCTGGAGGCCGAACGCCGCGAGGGTGCGGATGGTGCGGTCGAGGCGTCCGTCGGCGAAGAGGCCGCCGCGGTGTTCGCGCAGGGACGTCTGGATCAGGGTGAGGTCGGCGATGAGCTCGGTGGTGCCGAGGTAGTCGCGGCCGCTCTGGTGCCGGGTGCCCTTGGCGAGGCGCTCGCGGGTGTTGACGAGCTTCTGCCGGATGCAGGTGGCCTTGAGCCGGTAGGGCTCCTCGGCGTTGAGGCGCTTGTAGCGGGGGCTGATCTCCGGCAGGAGGTCGAGGTCGTTCTGCAGGGAGGTGAGGAGTTCCTCGGTGGCGCCGGCGTAGCGGATGGAGTTGGAGAGCAGTCCGCGCAGCTGGTCGATGACCTCGATGGCATCGGTGATGCCGTGTTCGTGCTGGAGGATCAGGACGTCCCAGGTCACGGACGGGGTGACGTTGGGGTTGCCGTCGCGGTCGCCGCCGATCCAGGTGCCGAAGGTCAGCGGGCGGGTGCCGGCGGGCAGCTCGACGCCGACGCGTTCGAGCTCGGCGGCGAGGTCCTCCAGGACGTCGCCGACGGCGCCGGCGTGCAGTTCGTCGAGGTAGTAGATGGCGTTGCGGGCCTCGTCGGCGGGCTCGGGCCGTACGACGCGCAGCTCGTCGGTCTGCCAGATGAGGTCGATGTTCTCGGCGAGCCGCAGGTCGTGCCGGCGACGGTCGGAGGCGACGACGGGGCTTTCGAGCAGTTCGGCGATGCGCCGCAGCTTGTTCAGTACGGAGCGCCGGGCGGCCTCGGTGGGGTGCGCGGTGAACACGGGGCGGACGTTGAGGTTCTTGACCGTCTCGCGCAGGTGCTGGGGGTCGGCGTCCTTGAGCCGGTCCGCGGTGCGGGCCAGCAGGCCGCCCTCGGCGGCGCGCCGCTCGCGCATCTCGTGGCCGCGGTGCACCTGCTCGGTGACGTTGGCCAGGTGGAAGTAGGTGGAGAACGCGCGGACGAGCTTGGCCGCGGTCTCCAGGTCGGTGTCGCCCAGCAGCTCTGCTGCGGCCTCGCCGTCGCTGCGCGTGAGCGCGCGGACCTTCTCCACGAGTTCGAGCAGGTCAGGGCCTTCCTGGCGGACGATGGTCTCGCCCAGGAGGTCGCCCAGTCGGCGGATGTCGGCTCGCAGTTCGGCGTTGGCCGTGGGGTTCTGGTCGGCACTGCTCACAGGTGCGGCTCCTTGCAGTGTTTGAGCACGTCTGGAGGGGTACTGGAGGCTGCGGACCGCGCTGTCCGACGAGACCCAGGATAGGTGTCCATTTCCCTGGCGTTGTCCACAGGTCTCTTGCCGCGAGGCTCCTCACTGCCATACTTACGATGCCGTAGGTTACGCATCCGTAGCCCGGCCCTCACCGTGCATCTCTCACCCCCCAGGGGACCCCAAAATGACGACAAGCCCCGATCTGCTCGACGACACCCCGAAGCCGACCGCCACTGACGCTCCCTCCGCGACCCTCGGTGGCGACAGCAAGAGGTCCATCGAACAGATCACCCTGCTGCTCTTCATCACGGTTCCCTTCATCGCCCTGCTGGCCGCGGTGCCGCTGGCCTGGGGCTGGGGCGTGAGCTGGCTGGATCTGGGTCTGCTGGTGGCGATGTACTACATCGGCTGCCACGGCATCACGATCGGCTTCCACCGCTACTTCACGCACGGCGCCTTCAAGGCCAAGCGGCCGCTGCGGATCGCCCTGGCGATCATGGGATCGCTGGCGGTGGAGGGGCCGCTGGTGCGCTGGGTGGCCGACCACCGCAAGCACCACAAGTTCTCGGACGCCGAGGGCGACCCGCACTCGCCGTGGCGGTTCGGCGAGACGCTGCCGGCGCTGATGAAGGGCCTGTGGTGGGCCCACATCGCGTGGATGTTCGACGAGGAGCGCACGTCGCAGACCAAGTACGCCCCGGACCTGATCAAGGACAAGGCCCTGGTGCGGATCTCGCGCGACTTCATCTTCTGGACCATGCTCTCGCTCGCCATCCCGCCGATCGTGGGCGGTCTGGTGACGATGTCGTGGTGGGGCGCGTTCACCGCCTTCTTCTGGGGCTCGCTGGTCCGCGTGGCGCTGCTGCACCACGTGACCTGGTCGATCAACTCGATCTGCCATGCGGTCGGCAAGCGCCCCTTCAAGTCGCGTGACCGCTCGGGCAACGTGTGGTGGCTCGCGGTGCTGTCGTGCGGCGAGTCCTGGCACAACCTGCACCACGCGGACCCGACCTGTGCACGTCACGGCGTGCTGCGCGGCCAGCTCGACTCCAGCGCGCGCCTGATCCGCTGGTTCGAGAAGCTCGGCTGGGCCTACGACGTCCGGTGGCCCAGTGCGTCCCGTATCGACGCCCGGCGCAAGGGCGAGCCCGTAGACGCGGCATGATTGACGACGTGGCGATCGACGGCGGCAGCAGCGGTACGGAGAAGAACCGGTCATCCAGGCGGGCCCGCCGGGTGCGGATGACCGGGGCGCAGCGTCGCGAACAGCTGCTGGACATCGGTCGCACCTTGTTCGCCGAGAAGGGCTTCGAGGGCACGTCGGTCGAGGAGATCGCGGCGAAGGCCGGTGTTTCCAAGCCGGTGGTCTACGAGCACTTCGGCGGCAAGGAGGGGCTGTACGCGGTGGTGGTGGACCGCGAGATGCGTCAGCTGCTCGACATGGTGACCGGCGCGCTGACCGCCGGTCACCCCCGTGAGCTGCTGGAACAGGCGGCGTTCGCCCTTCTCGACTACATCGAGACCTACACGGACGGGTTCCGCATTCTGGTGCGGGACTCCCCCGTGGCCCAGTCGACGGGCACGTTCGCCTCGCTCATCAGCGACATCGCCACCCAGGTCGAGGACATCCTGGGAATGGAGTTCAAGAACCGGGGGTTCGACCCGAAGCTGGCTCCGCTCTACGCCCAGGCGCTGGTGGGCATGGTGGCGCTGACGGGTCAGTGGTGGCTGGACGCGCGCCGTCCCAAGAAGGCCGAGGTCGCCGCGCATCTGGTGAATCTTGCTTGGCATGGACTTGACGGTCTGGAGCCGAAGCCGCGATTGATAGGGCACCGGAAGAGCTGATCGGCCCGCCCGAAACCGCCGGGCCCGAAACCGCCCGCCCGGAACCCACCGCCTTCGATCACGCCGAAGGGCTGATCCCTACGCCCCGTCGCCCCGTCACCGGACAGGGCTGACGGGGCGCCGCGGTTTCTACGGGGTGACCGGTTGCAGGAATTCCAGCCGGTTGCCGACGGGGTCCTCGGAGTAGAAGCGCCGGTGGCCGGGGAGCGCGTCGTCCCAGACCACCGCCGCGCCGTGCTCCTCCAGGCGCGCGGCGTACGCCTCGATGTCCGACACCCGCAGACCGGGATGCGCTTTGCGGGCAGGGCGGAAGTCCGCCTCGATGCCCAGGTGCAGCTGGACGGCGCCCCGTGCGAACCAGCAGCCGCCGCGGGCGGCGAGCACCGGCGGCTTGGGAATCTCCGTCATGCCGAGGACATCCGTGTAATAGGTGCGCAGCGCGTCCTCGGAGCCGGGTGGCGCGGCCAGTTGGACATGGTCGACGGCGGTGAGCATCACAGGGCCTTCCGGGCGACGGCGAAGATGCGACGGAAGGGGAACACCGTGCCGTGCGGGCCCGGCGGGTAGGCCTTGCGGAGCAGGTCGCGGTACTGGGCAAGGAATTCATGAGCGGCGTTCGCGTCATCGGCGAGCTCGGTGAGGACCGGCCGCAGGGCGGTGCCCTTGACCCAGTCAAGGACCGGGTCCTCTCCGGCGAGGAGTTGGAAGTAGGTCGTCTCCCAGGTATCCGTCTCACAGCCGAGGTCTGCCAGTCGCGAGAGATAGTCGGCCGGTTCCAGGATGTGGACGAAGCGCCGTCCGTGGTCGCCGAGCCGGCTGCGCCACTGCGGGGTGTCGCAGAGTTCGCCGAGGAGGGCGTGGCTGGGCGAGGTGAAGTTGCCGGGGACCTGGAAGGCGAGGGTGCCGCCGGGGTTCAGGCCGTCGATCCAGCGCGGAAACGATTCGGGATGGTTGGGCACCCATTGCAGTGCGGCATTGGAGACGATCAGGTCGTACGGCTCCTCGGGGATCCAGTGCGCCGCGTCCGCGGGCCGGAAGTCCAGCCAGCCGCCGCCCGAGGTGGTGCCGGCGTGGTCCTTCTGCGCCAGGGCGAGCATCTCGGGCGACAGGTCGAAGCCCGTGATGTGGGCGTCGGGCCAGCGGTCGGCGAGCAGCGTGGTGACATTGCCGGGGCCGCATCCGACGTCCGCGATGCGGGCGGGCCTGCCGTCGCCGCGGGGCAGGTCGGGTATACGGGCGAGGAGATCCAGGAACGGGCGGGTACGGTGCCCGGAGTGGCGAAGGTACTGGTGCGGATCCCACGTTGGTGCGGAATGCATGATCGAGCCCCCTTGCTGGAACGGTGTGCCGAACCGGAACTGAGGTCCGGCCCGACCATGCCCAATCGTCCAGCAGATTATATCTTGACGTCAAGAGACTTCACATCGACAGACCCTCTACACTGATCGACATGGAGGACGAGGTCGATCGACTGGTCGCAGCATGGCGCCGTGAGCGCCCGGACCTCGACGTGGAACCGCTCGAGGTTCTCAGTCGCGTCTCCAGACTCGCCCGCCACCTCGACCGCGCCCGCCGGCTCGCCTTCTCCGAGCACCAGCTGGAGCCGTGGGAGTTCGACGTCCTCACCTCGCTGCGGCGCGCGGGCGCCCCGTACCAGCTCTCGCCCGGTCAGCTGCTCACCCAGACACTGGTCACCTCGGGCACGATGACCAATCGCATCGACAGGCTGGCCAAGAAAGACCTGGTGGAGCGGCTTCCGGATCCCAGCGACCGGCGTGGGGTACTGGTGCGGCTGACCCCCGAAGGACGGGACCGGGCGGACCAGGCGCTCGCCGGGCTGCTCGCCCAGGAGCGGGCGATCCTCGCCGAACTCTCCCGCGCCCAGCGCGGGGAACTGGCCGCTCTGCTACGCCAGTTGACCGCCCCGTTCGACAACATCCCCGGCTAGTTCGGCCGGGCCGACCCCGGCTCGGCGGGCGAGGGCTACCGCGGCGAGCGTCGAGTGCACCCCGAGCTTCCCGAGGACGTTCTGCATATGCGTCCGGACGGTGTGCGGTGACAGAAAGAGGCGCTCGGCGACTGCTTTGCGCCCCAGGCCGGCGACCATGCACCGCAGCACTTCCCGCTCGCGCGGGGTGAGGGACTCGACGAGCCGCTCGCTCTCGGTGCGGTGCTTGCGGGCCGCGGTCAGCTCGCGCAGCACGCCGGTGAGCAGTGCGGGCGGCAGATGCGTCTCGTCCCGCAGGACGCCCCGGATCACCGCGAGCAGCCGCTGGAGCGAGCAGTCCTTGGCCACCCAGCCCGAGGCGCCTGCCTGCAGCGCGAGTGCGGCGCGGCGCGGGTCGTCCTTCTCGGCGAGCACGACGCTGCGGACGGACGACTGGCCCGAACGGACGCCCGCGACCAGGGAGATGCCGTCGACGAGGCCGTCCTCGCCGTCGTCCGACACGGCGCGCGGCGCGATGACGGCGTGGGTGCCGGGGCGGTTCGGGACCGCGGCCGTGCCGAGGTCGGCGTCGACGAGCATGACGTCGAACCGGCGGCCCTCGGACGCGGCGCGCTCCAGACATCGCAGCGCCGCGGGGCCGCTGCCGGCCGCGGAGACGTCGACGTCGGGCTCGGCCGCGAGGGCGGCAGCGAGCGACTCGGCGAAGATGCGGTGGTCGTCCACCACCAGGACCCGGATACGAACCACAGACACCCCCAGGTTCGGAGGACGGACCGGCGCGGGTACGGCGCCCGGAAAGGAGGGGTGGTACAGCGGTTGCTCGGCCGCCGCCGTGCTGTGACTGTTACCCCACCCCGGGCGTCGTACCCGACTGTCTCGCCCCCTGATCAACACCGGCCCCCACCGGTGCTGAGCATCAGCGTACGGGCGGGGGGCCGGAGGG is a genomic window containing:
- a CDS encoding response regulator transcription factor; the protein is MVRIRVLVVDDHRIFAESLAAALAAEPDVDVSAAGSGPAALRCLERAASEGRRFDVMLVDADLGTAAVPNRPGTHAVIAPRAVSDDGEDGLVDGISLVAGVRSGQSSVRSVVLAEKDDPRRAALALQAGASGWVAKDCSLQRLLAVIRGVLRDETHLPPALLTGVLRELTAARKHRTESERLVESLTPREREVLRCMVAGLGRKAVAERLFLSPHTVRTHMQNVLGKLGVHSTLAAVALARRAGVGPAELAGDVVERGGQLA